The genomic window tctgagataattatgaacttTGAGTGGAATGTTTAGATAAATAATTaggttatattaatataagatcaaaattttgctgttcttcaaaaaaaaaaagagttgagaaatcaataagaaggatgagtttaaatttaaataatttttgttataacaagatcatgagaaataaataatatgtaagacaTTATTGAAGCGTAGAATGATatgatacatgtatatatatatttttgaatatatctcaaacaacataacttaatttcgaggatgaaattatttgaagagggAAGAAATTAACCCCGGCCATGTggcccagaatcagcccacagcccatacaaaaaaaaaagggaggcaaGCGAAGAAgatcccgctgggagtcttcttccgctCAAATACATCAGAAGAGAAGCTGAATCGaggggattcgacctcccctccacctataaaaaccCCTCTCCTTTCCTCTAAGGTTGCCGACGACCTAGattctcctttattttttttaaatttttcgttGAACCAGGGATGCATCATCgtattcatctcaaatactcaccGGAGACCTCacggagtcggaggtaagcccttctcctcttttctctcttccttcccctcctttccatggcttcgtgcaccctcgccggccgtcggaTCGTCGAAAAATTCCATAAAATCATATCCTTTTGCTCTGTTCGAACGAgccatcttctctctttttcgccATCCGACGTCCCGTTTGTGGCTTtcacccctaggataggaccctcaTTCTTATCCCTCTTCCTGAAGGTCTTGGGTGGTGACCGCCAATgatcgaaaatcatgaagaaagggaggatcctgttttttgaaaaaaaaaaagccttcaCCAATCGGAACCTTGCCTGTCGGTCGGCCTTTCTCCGTTGTCGTCGACCAGACACCACCCACCTCGTCGGAGCTCAGGTCACTGGGGGGGACCTcgtcggtcttcccctgtttcggccaagagagggccgggaagaaaagaaaaaaagaaaagaaaaggaaaagaaaaaaaaagaaaagaaaaaaaaaaagaaagaaagaaaaataaaaaaagaaaaaaaatagaaaaaaaaaaaagagagaattttctctctctctctcctctttctcttctcttcctctctcctctctctacttctctctatatttctctctctagatttttttctctcttatggatttatctctctaagatcttctactctctctgatttcatcacagacctaggataaatttgatatgaaaaatatgatgattgagattgctccaaaattcgtggcaTAGATTAATTCCGATCCGATCTTATTCGAAATTATAACATAATCAGTTTATcctattaagtcatcctgatatgactcTGATGATTCGATCATGATTGCTTAttcgaaggatacgaagattctctcttcatttttctttctatttctctctaaattttctctctcttcatgattttctctctcaaagtcttatggatcagtggagatccagatacttagaaaatcttaattttggttaatcctgagaaggtcctagatttgtgttattaggattgattatcgggataattttctccatatatgatttttatatttgattaaggTTATGAAAAGATGATTGTCTgctatgatatcgagtggaatatttgttaaagaaattcataaatcaaagaagaacattgatttctgtgcttggatcagtcaccagtaaaggtaagaatctctgtacatgatcatcattatatatgttattttactgttggttttatctcattgattttgcatcgttggatttgagatcgatgaatttgttatatctgagacacttgTTATTGTTTATGTGATTTTAACCATGAGtatattatatcaatacatatgtatcacgattgatagcatgattatatgggtatgacatatttattacactgcaaaatttgaattgattaatgaagtcaaatattataatttcatgaaaataaaaagaaagagaaatatggtttggactggccttgtcatgtggaatagcctgctaggagcttatgccctgggacagcccccacaggcttatgtgtggaagaatctgatccgagaaatatcatgaatgatttgatccgagaaagatcatggccactttgatccgagaaagatcatgaatatttcgatccgaggaagatcacagaaatcgatccgaataaaagatcgtcgcatgatcctgatagtccaaagccaaagccaaaaagaaaaggattaaagacgatgtgataatagaagaaaatagaaagataagacatgaaacaatcgttgaataaaattgtttcacttattaacatatgataatgcatctcttttgataaaacagataatctataaatgtttgcagtattctggacagtgaacatcggcttttatgtgttattgcttatctttattttcagattatattattatattggtgtgatatgaaattcttactggactgtaaagctcacaccccttcatctttctttttttctcagagttacaagatattcatgattggctatggtatggatttgtgagtgagcggatgcatagatagagtaccgttgatacctgatcggaggattgaaggaatgttaattgtaattatgcaagttttatgaattattattaaaattaaatattatggttgataaggttgtaatgatttaatttggccttatatattttttaagacttgctctaaagagtgtgcggccatcacgtatctgatccggatgttgggttcgggacgtgacaTTGAGGCCCACCGATGAGTAGTGCATCTCCAAGCGAAGGAAACAAAATCCAATCAGCAACTGTTTGATGTGGAGAGCTGATGAAAGCCTGCGGGAAATGGGAATTGGCCGGGAGCAGCTTGAGGAGGCTCCATGCTGTATGGATATGTAACAATTATTAGTGAAGTCATACCATATGGTGAGAAGGTCATGCCATCAATTTCCGGAGCCTTATCTCTTATTTTCTATCCCCAGTACCTATCTCTTCTCCGGGTCGTAGTCCATTTCCTAAGCTTCGTTGAAATTAAGATGCTTTTGGTACTGGGCTCTTCAGTTTCTGGTTATgcttttggtctcttcttcttgGATTGCTCTCGGCCGCAACCTGATACAACTGAAGCTGGATGGCGATGGGTGGGAACTTTCTTCAAGttgtttccctttttttctttttctttttcttttttttttttttttttgagtggatTAGTCCAATGCAATTGATAGAGGATAAGCATTCATTGAGTGAAGGATAAGAGAATGAATGATCCCTTTTGCCTAAATATGAAAAGATCGATCCAGTTCATTTCTAGCCTCTCGCTTAGTACCTTGTCTTAATGAAACAGGATCCGGCTTGATGCGACATGACCTCACGCCAGCAAAGTTtgtagaaaaaggaaagaaattcaACAAATAGTTGTGATTCTTGAGTTAAATTTTTTTGCAATGACATGCTTAGGATATTAACTTTTTGAATATTGGATTTCATTTTTTGGTTAATTAGTGGGAGATTTCTTATTAAACTTGGATACTTCTTCTGatactttttctgaaatattttaTGGGAATAGGAAATTAAAAATAAGTGTGCTCATAGAGGTCTGGTGGCTTAGCCTTCTTCTACCTCCATAAAAAGTGTGCTTATTTAGGTGAGGCTCTTGGCCTTATCAAAAGGTACATGCTGGGATTGTATCCATCGTATGAAAAAATGATTGATATTTTTTTGCAACATCAACTATTCGATCACATCTTACATATATTTTAAAGTACTCCAATCTCTTTCTTCCATTGTTCTGCATACGTCTTAAAATGGATATTGCGCAATCCAAAGGTTGATGTTGCAAAAGAAGGAGAATCATTTTTTTGCGTGAAAGAGACAACTAGAAATCTCTCTAAAGGTCTAATCAAAATAGAAATCTTGGGTTGTTTATTGTAGGGATTTTTAAAGATAGACAAAAATACACTTGGACCACTAATCTACGCATGACCTTTTTAGATAGTCATGGATGATCATCTCTCCCTCTTTCCATAATATTTTAGTATCGCTTGCCCCACAAACTAACAgcacctttataattaatttctattttCACTCAATAGACCGTCATAGATAAGGATTTAAATAGTTGCATGATGTCCTGCATTTGCCCGTGTGAGATCTCTACACTATCTCATTAATCATTCTTTAACTCAAATTTCCACGTGACTCCTTGATTGCCCTACACTTGGAGCCACAAAGTAATCCCTCATTTTCTGCATGACTTCTAGCCTCATTAATATAAGCATTGGGGCAAGGCACCATCTTATTTGATTCAATTCCAAATGTGCGCCAAAGCATTGCAGGACACTTGGCACCAACCAAACAAAAGTACCAGTTCCATGGAATAAGAcactcttttttttaaattttttaatacataattgaaagaaaaatttgcaAGAACATCCCATTAACTTTAATCTAATTTCACTTACATCTCTGTACTTTAAAAAGTGTCAAACTGATCTTTCTAGTTATCGAAATATTTCAATATGGTTCAACCGTCTATCTTCATTAATGAAATAGAATCACATGACCATCACATGAtacaattattttataaaataataaaaatatatttatccccacctccttcctcctcttcgaTTGATCTCCTCCTCTTCCGTCGTCGGCGATCCTCTTTCTCCCTCAAtattctcctttctcttcctcctcaCCCATGTTTCCTCCTCCATAACAGCTCCCTTTGCCTCCGCCCATTCCTCCACTGactctccttcttcctcctcctctttctcctcctcccttctctccaATTGATTTCCTCCTTCTCCATTATCGGCGTtcctcttctccctcctccttccttctctcctttctcctaATCTATATTTACTCCTCCATAGTGGCTCCTTCTACCTCCACAAATTCCTCCACTGCcttcccttcctcctcctccttcctctctgattgattttcttctctTCCATTATGACATTTTGATTTCTCTCTCCTCCCACCTCTCTAATTGATTCCTTCCCCTCCGTTGCAACATTCCGCTTTctccctcctccccttcttcctcaccCATTTCTTCTCCTCCATAAGAGCTTCATCCACCGcctccctttcctcctcctcatcctctttgCTTCTCCCTTTTTCCTCTTCTCTGATTgatctcctcctctcttcctcttccttctccAAACCATCCATAAGCCATCCCCCTTCATGtggccccctcctcctcctcttcatcctcttcctcccACCTCCTTGATTGATCCccttctcttttcctcctcctcctcctccaagtcGCCCATAAGCCATCTTTTTCCACGGaggctctctctttttctccacatcttcttccttctccaagCTCACCCATGAGCAAGGGATATTTCTATccattgagaaaaaaaataacacCATTTATTGATAAGTGAATGATTAGATCACTATAAAATATATCCATAACTAGAAGGATAAATTTGAGACTTTTTAAAGTACAGAGAATGTTAGTGAAATTGAGCTAAAGTTGAAGAGATATTTCTGTaattttttctaatcaaaatagcttcaataaaagataagaaaaaaaaaacattgctAAGTTTTTATTGGAGACAATAGATTTATAAGCGAAGGCTTTAGGATATATATGTTCAGGTCTGCAATAGGATTGAAGCATTGAACAACCCTTACAAGAAACATATGGATGAGCATAGCCAAAGGATGATATTTGAGATTGGTGATTATTTGTGGGTTGTCATTAAGAGGGACTGCCTGCCAGTCAGAAAATAGGGAAAGCTGCTCACTTTTTGCAAGATTGGATCTTCTGAGATCATGAAGATGATTAATCGATAATGTGTTTGGTGTCCAACAGCTCATGTCATACCAGGACAATACATTAATGAAGAGTTGAATTAAAGGGTGAATTCTCTCCAATCTAAAAAGGATGATACAACACAAGGTACAATTAGAAGACACTAGAACTAGATGAACCCTGCAAGCATTGCAGCAGCCAATAGATTCATTGGCAAaaattttaatgagcaaatatttgatttttctatagatTTTTTATGGAAGATGGTCTCAAAtattgatcaaatttttatatttataattgaatAGTTTTAGCAAGTTTCCCATTATTAagttctatttttaatattgatgtTATACTAGATTTACTATccaaatcagagttcagactccTAATGCATTTTTTGAAGATATTGGCTTTTAATATTCTcataagatttttagagaaaaCTTTCTCTCTAGAGCGAAGGATTCTTCAATATCCAGTTCGCTTTGAATTTACATTTGATCTTAGAAGTTTCATTCCAGGATACTCTTCACTTACTTTATATATTTGCCAAATAAATGCTGGCAAATAATACATtacatatataaattatataatacaCACATGATACTAAGAATAAGCGATCATATCTCCTTTGTCTATGGTCAGCGGTGttgagtttgaatcttgaatctcATACTCTCAactaccataaaaaaaaaagttcaactCTCAAAAGATTGGCTCAAGTGATTTTTGTAGTGATGCAATTTTCGTTCATGTAAAAATCATGAGAATCTAGTCTTAAACAAGCCAAGGACCCTTTGAGATCCCCCTTTGAGACTTCCTGATGAGTCCCTCCAGATCTTGAAAACGGGGAGTGCCGCGTGGGCCGACATCACCGAGAAGAAGACGAAGGGCGAGCGGGACCCGGCACCAACCGCGGAGACGTTGACCGGGACAGCGTGCCCGAATGCCCCCACGGCCTGCCACGTGCACCCACGCTACACGACAGAGACCTCCCCGGCCATGGGCGACGAACGGCTGCCTCCTACCGACACGCGTCCTCTTTCGGTTGGTCCACGAGGCTGTGCGGCATCCTGTCGGACGCCATCGCTGTCATACACGCCACCCGACCCTTTTTACTTGTCACGATAAAACCATTTGGATCCGCTAGCCTTGGTAACCAACCGCGTGTGCTCGTGTCCCACGATGTGATCCGCTGCACCGCGGAGCTCTCAAGGTAGAAAACCATTGGGATCGGATCACCTCAGCAAGGGCTTCCTCACTCTCACCTCCTCCACTTATCAGTGCACCATGATTAAACCCTGTTCAATGTCAATATCAATTTTTACCGATGTGATAGAAAGAGCTCAACGGCAATGCGGATTAATATTTTGAAGGCAAAAAAGTCAATATAAAAATAAGATGACATATCCTAAAACGATGTACAAATAATTTTTGTTTGACCTCAAGACGAGTCGAAATGATGTAACCATGACGATGCCCAACTTCATTCACCTTATCATGACAAATTGAAGAGCATGTTCATGTCAACACCATAATCTTGATGATAATTGCGTCCATGCAATCATAATTGTATGATCCAACAGTTATAACCATATTGTGATATGAAAATCTGTGATCAAAACAATTATCACATGATGAAAGTAGTTGTTAAATAGTTGATCCAAACTCCATCTATCTCAATAATGAACACTAATCtcctttataaataaataaataaataaaatcttcTCATTCGACTACTCCTACCACTCACTCCCTATTTCTCTCTTCGGTTCCATAGATTCCGATTAATTTAAGCATCGAATGATcctaattgaaaaaatttcaataaaaaaatttctttttagatCAATCTTGCGATCGAGGCACTCTGATAGCTACATCTCTAGATCCTTAGcctcaatttttttcttaccTATAGTTTGGAGGAAAACCAACCACACCACCATATTGAACACCTACCGGCCTAAGTCTGATCTCACGTCCAATGACAAGAATAGCCTCATTGATGCCTATCATGCTAgggattttttaaatcaaaaaatataatcttGTTTTTACTGCAACAATTGAAATAATGATATGTTCTTCGTTCTATATTTCTCCTCCCTCCTTCCTCAActgaaataaatagatattttgttGATAGCTGTGATACCAAAATTTAGAAATCCTTTCCTTCCAACAAACCAAAATGATTCTATCATCCCCAATTGCTACTACGTCGGTGATCACTTAGGTTCACCCAGACACAAAGCACCCCAACTTCAGATAAAGATCATAGCAACATCTTAACCTAGCAAGAGAGAAAAAGACAAACCTCCGCCACCTGGAGGGcagggtggagagagagagagagagaggggggggagagagagagagcgaggcgCACAAGCAACCGGCTCCTTGATGGAGATGTTGGGAAAGCTAATCTGCCCACGGTATGCGTTTCCATTGGTTTGCAGGCTGCATCGTAGCAATTAAACATAAACCCAGTCATGTAACTCTCCTCCTAGCAAGCGTCCACCTTCCCCAATTTCATTGGCAGCAGAACCTTCTACAAGTTCCTGGCCGCCCTTGAAGACCATAGaatcccctctcttctccctctctccagTATAAAAGAGAGGCAAAGGATAAGCCCATAAAAAAATAGCAAAATACAGCCGGGAGATGGAGAGTGAGAACCACTCTGCAGCAGGGGAAGCCTAGTCTTTTCCTCCTACATCTCTCCATGGATCCCTTTCTCGACAAGTCGAGGAGCGACAAGAAGAGGAGGTTCAGCGAAGAGCAGATCAAGTCCCTCGAATCCATTTTCCAGTCCCAAGCTAAGCTCGAGCCCCGGAAGAAGCTGCAGCTGGCCAAGGAGCTCGGCCTCCAGCCTCGCCAGGTTGCCATATGGTTCCAGAACAAGCGAGCCCGGTGGAAGTCCAAGCAGCTCGAGAGAGAGTACGCCGCCCTCAAAGCCGACCATGACACCTTGCTCTCCAACGTGGAGTCCCTCAAGAAAGAGAAGCAAATTCTCATCAAACAGGTAACGAACGAACACCTCCTCCTTTTTTAATTTGTCCTCAAAGAGTTTTCACCTTATCTTCGTCTTGCAAAGCCTGTGATGACATAGTTTTCCTCGTGAACGATCGAGCAGATGCAAAAGCTGACCGAATTGCTGAAGAAGCCAACAGAAGAGAGCAGCAACGACGACGATTCGGACGGCGGCGATCGCACCCGCATAGATGATGCAAGGCCCTGCTTTTTGGTGCGTTCGGGTGATGAAGAGAAGAAGCCCAGCTTTTTCAATCAGGAAGAACCGGACTGCTTATACGTGGGCGAACCTGAGGGTGGCTTCCTGACATCGGTCGGGAAACCGTGCGATTTCAACTGCAGTAGTGGTTCTCCAGAGCAGTGCTGTGCCACTGCTTCTGAGTGGTGGGAGTTTTGGCCGTTGACAGAATAGAGCCCTGTCATCGCGGAACATGTAAACCATAGAGCAAATAGAGTTAGTCTGCTGCCTCGAGTCGGATTACAATTCCAAACGCTCTTGTAAAATAGCTTTCTCATTAGTGCATGGAATTTCTGATGCTATGTGATCTTCCCGGTGTAATAGGAATAAATAAACTTGCAAGTTAGAATCGACCAAGTGTATGTCTCTGCTGCTTCCCAGATTCAGTCCAAAATTGGTAAGCATTGTGTGCTCAACAATCGACTGCAGTTGCTCTGTAAGTATCTATCAGGCACAAATTCAAGCAAGCAACAAGCAGGCAAGGTCCACCTTGGGCCACAGGTGTATGATGCTTCAGGACTGAGAGCAGTCGCGTCCTGGCCTCACACAAGGGGAATTAAAGCAACAACAGCAAAGGGTGCGAGAGTTTCTGACTTTCTTAACCATAATATTAATTTCTGAATCAAGATATGATCATCTATcctgctgaaattataaaatcaGTAACTCCAATTCTGCAGCCCTGATGGTTGAATGAATCCTGCAACACCAGCGAGAAAGGAAAAAAGGGGATGGATGAAATACTATATAGCATGGACATGTCGATCACAAATAGAGAGAGAGGATTAGAGGAATAATGCTGAAATGATCACAAATACTTCAAAAATGAATCTTCAGCATAGCATTATAAGCACATCAATGCAAATAGTATTATGCTATTTATCCCTATCTTTTGACAGATATGCTATTTAGATTCATGAAGGCAGTGTCTGAAG from Elaeis guineensis isolate ETL-2024a chromosome 4, EG11, whole genome shotgun sequence includes these protein-coding regions:
- the LOC140857193 gene encoding homeobox-leucine zipper protein HOX6-like: MDPFLDKSRSDKKRRFSEEQIKSLESIFQSQAKLEPRKKLQLAKELGLQPRQVAIWFQNKRARWKSKQLEREYAALKADHDTLLSNVESLKKEKQILIKQMQKLTELLKKPTEESSNDDDSDGGDRTRIDDARPCFLVRSGDEEKKPSFFNQEEPDCLYVGEPEGGFLTSVGKPCDFNCSSGSPEQCCATASEWWEFWPLTE